The following proteins are encoded in a genomic region of Cyclonatronum proteinivorum:
- the thrC gene encoding threonine synthase has protein sequence MILYYSTRQTNPKPEDHTIFPEALRLGLAPDGGLYVPDQIPKFPPEFWENIAGMSVSELGRVLLRPWFEDDLTDVELETLVDDALNFDAPLVKLDERTYVLELFHGPTLAFKDFAARTMGRLMAKLLRKPGETLHVLTATSGDTGAAVADGFFGVEGIQVWVLYPSGKVSPLQEKQFTTLGGNVTALEVDGTFDDCQRLVKHAFVDKKLRKRMNLTSANSINIGRLLPQMVYYARAVAQLQEKKLSNKPVYVVPSGNFGNLTAGILALHMGMPAGGFFAATNKNKTFVDFLESGRYEPRPSTPTISNAMDVGDPSNFDRILDLFNKDLDSILSAVLADSVNDDETRATILQTWKDFGYIADPHTAVGLKAWQRRKSEFFDTTIAIVLATAHPAKFADVMPEEVAQHIPDTPALEKLRKRTKQAIPMAADFEAFRKILLQHA, from the coding sequence GTGATTCTCTACTACTCGACCCGTCAGACCAATCCAAAACCTGAAGACCACACCATTTTCCCCGAAGCCCTGCGGCTGGGCCTCGCCCCTGACGGCGGCCTTTACGTTCCCGATCAAATTCCCAAGTTTCCACCTGAATTCTGGGAGAATATCGCCGGGATGTCGGTTTCAGAGCTTGGTCGCGTATTGCTCCGGCCCTGGTTTGAAGACGACTTGACCGATGTAGAGCTTGAAACGCTGGTGGATGACGCCCTCAACTTCGACGCACCCCTGGTGAAGCTGGACGAGCGAACCTACGTGCTCGAGCTTTTCCATGGACCGACCCTGGCTTTCAAGGATTTCGCTGCCCGCACCATGGGCCGGCTGATGGCCAAGTTGCTGCGCAAGCCGGGCGAAACCCTGCACGTGCTTACCGCTACTTCCGGCGATACCGGCGCGGCTGTTGCTGACGGCTTTTTCGGCGTGGAAGGCATTCAGGTGTGGGTCCTCTACCCTTCCGGGAAGGTCAGCCCGCTGCAGGAGAAGCAATTCACGACCCTGGGCGGCAACGTGACCGCGCTCGAAGTGGATGGCACTTTCGATGATTGTCAGCGGCTGGTGAAACATGCTTTTGTGGATAAAAAACTCCGCAAGCGCATGAACCTCACTTCGGCGAATTCCATCAATATCGGACGACTGCTGCCGCAAATGGTGTATTATGCAAGGGCTGTCGCGCAGCTTCAGGAAAAGAAACTCAGCAACAAGCCGGTTTATGTTGTGCCAAGCGGTAACTTCGGCAACCTGACAGCCGGAATCCTCGCACTCCACATGGGCATGCCGGCCGGCGGATTTTTCGCAGCAACGAACAAAAACAAAACCTTTGTGGACTTCCTCGAAAGCGGACGCTACGAACCGCGGCCTTCAACGCCGACCATCAGCAATGCGATGGATGTGGGTGACCCGAGCAACTTCGACCGGATTCTGGATCTTTTCAACAAAGATTTGGACTCAATACTTTCCGCGGTACTTGCTGATTCTGTGAATGATGACGAGACCCGCGCGACCATTCTGCAAACCTGGAAGGACTTTGGCTATATTGCCGATCCGCATACGGCTGTTGGCCTGAAAGCCTGGCAGCGCAGGAAGTCCGAGTTTTTTGATACGACCATCGCTATTGTGCTGGCAACCGCCCATCCGGCAAAATTCGCGGATGTCATGCCGGAAGAAGTGGCGCAGCATATTCCGGATACGCCTGCGCTCGAAAAACTGCGGAAACGCACCAAGCAAGCCATTCCGATGGCTGCTGATTTTGAAGCTTTCCGCAAAATCCTGCTGCAACACGCCTGA
- a CDS encoding DoxX family membrane protein → MKTLFDYVDRLITGLMARYGISLLRYSIGLIFIWFGALKFVPGLSPAQELATSTIELMTFGMISLQASLIMLATLEVGIGLLLISGRWLRLTIFLLMFQMIGTMTPVFLFPELVFTSFPYGLTMEGQYIFKNFVVISAALVIGATARGGLLVDEPERVLS, encoded by the coding sequence ATGAAAACACTTTTTGATTATGTTGACCGCCTTATTACCGGCCTCATGGCCCGCTACGGAATCTCACTGTTGCGCTACAGCATTGGCCTGATCTTCATCTGGTTTGGCGCCCTTAAGTTTGTACCCGGTTTGAGTCCGGCGCAGGAACTTGCTACTTCTACGATTGAGCTGATGACCTTCGGGATGATCTCGCTTCAGGCTTCGCTCATCATGCTCGCAACCCTTGAAGTCGGTATCGGGCTGCTGCTGATTTCAGGCCGCTGGCTGCGCCTTACCATTTTCCTGCTGATGTTTCAGATGATCGGCACAATGACGCCCGTCTTCCTTTTCCCGGAGCTTGTGTTTACGAGTTTCCCCTACGGACTCACGATGGAAGGGCAGTATATTTTCAAGAATTTCGTAGTCATCAGTGCCGCACTCGTGATTGGCGCAACGGCCCGCGGCGGACTGCTCGTTGATGAGCCCGAGCGGGTACTCAGCTGA
- a CDS encoding prolyl oligopeptidase family serine peptidase — protein sequence MSFGAVIQAQAQSASASASASASAQTTVSAETGERPRLLPYPETRKSDHVDVYFGHEVADPYRWLEDDLSDETKAWVQAQNEVTFDFLDQIPFRTQIREQLTADWNYVRESAPVRHGEWYYFSRNDGLQNHAVVFRKRGVRGDAEVFLDPNTFSEDGTTSLAGMSFTRDGSLLAYSISEGGSDWRKIIVINTETMEAVGDTLVDVKFSGISWKGTEGFYYSSYDKPDGSQLSAMTDLHKLYYHQIGTPQSDDKLVFGGEVTPRRYIFGGVSEDQRFLIVSASVSTSGNELYVMDFEADEPALRPVLSGFENDVSVITTNNGYLYIYTNRGAPNYRLVRVNAAASQPENWTDVIPETEHVLSVSRAGNYLFASYLVDVQTQVKQYTLDGEHVRNVELPTAGTAGGFSARSHETTLFYTFTSFTYPATIFAYDIQNGTSELYWTPEIDFNPEDFVTEQVFYESKDGTRIPMFITYKKGLELDGSNPTYLYAYGGFNVSLRPSFSIAHLTWLRNGGIYAQPNIRGGGEYGERWHHAGIQKNRQNVFDDFIAAGNFLVEQGYTSHELMAIAGGSNGGLLVGAVMTQQPDFAAVAFPAVGVLDMLRYHTFTAGAGWAFDYGTSEQSEEMFKYLLGYSPVHNVREGVRYPSTMITTADHDDRVVPAHSFKFAAELQAKHAGENPVLIRIETRAGHGAGRSTESVISEWTDRYAFAWYVMGLNPFAE from the coding sequence ATGAGCTTTGGCGCCGTAATTCAGGCGCAGGCGCAATCCGCGAGCGCGAGCGCCTCGGCCTCTGCAAGCGCGCAGACTACCGTTAGCGCCGAAACGGGTGAGCGTCCGCGACTGCTGCCCTATCCCGAAACCCGGAAAAGCGACCATGTGGATGTCTATTTCGGCCATGAAGTTGCCGATCCCTACCGCTGGCTGGAAGATGATCTTTCTGATGAGACCAAAGCATGGGTGCAGGCGCAGAATGAAGTGACCTTCGATTTCCTGGATCAGATTCCGTTTCGCACGCAGATCCGGGAACAGCTCACGGCGGACTGGAACTATGTGCGGGAGTCGGCGCCTGTACGGCACGGGGAGTGGTACTACTTTTCGCGCAACGACGGGCTGCAAAATCACGCAGTCGTGTTCCGCAAGCGTGGTGTCCGCGGGGACGCCGAAGTCTTCCTCGATCCCAACACCTTTTCAGAAGACGGCACAACTTCCCTCGCGGGCATGAGCTTCACCCGGGACGGATCCCTGCTCGCCTATTCCATATCTGAAGGCGGCAGCGACTGGCGCAAAATCATCGTCATCAATACCGAAACCATGGAAGCTGTCGGCGATACCCTTGTTGATGTCAAATTTTCGGGCATTTCCTGGAAAGGCACCGAAGGCTTCTACTACAGCAGCTACGACAAACCGGACGGAAGTCAGCTTTCGGCCATGACCGACCTGCACAAGCTGTATTATCATCAGATTGGCACGCCACAAAGCGACGACAAGCTGGTATTTGGCGGCGAAGTGACACCGCGTCGCTACATCTTTGGCGGCGTGAGCGAAGATCAGCGCTTCCTGATTGTTTCGGCTTCGGTCAGCACCTCCGGTAACGAGCTGTATGTGATGGATTTCGAAGCCGATGAGCCTGCGCTCAGACCAGTACTGAGCGGGTTCGAAAACGACGTTTCGGTCATCACAACCAACAATGGCTACCTGTACATCTACACCAACCGGGGCGCACCAAACTACCGGCTTGTGCGCGTGAATGCAGCAGCCTCGCAGCCCGAAAACTGGACGGATGTCATCCCTGAAACCGAACATGTGCTCAGCGTGAGCCGCGCCGGAAACTACCTGTTCGCCAGCTACCTCGTTGATGTGCAAACACAAGTGAAACAATACACCCTCGACGGCGAGCACGTGCGCAACGTGGAACTGCCAACCGCCGGAACCGCTGGCGGGTTTTCCGCGAGAAGCCATGAAACAACGCTATTCTACACCTTCACGAGCTTCACCTATCCCGCGACCATCTTCGCCTACGACATTCAGAACGGTACCTCCGAGCTGTACTGGACACCTGAGATTGATTTCAATCCGGAAGATTTTGTGACGGAACAGGTCTTCTACGAGAGCAAGGACGGCACCCGCATCCCCATGTTCATCACCTACAAAAAAGGGCTTGAACTGGACGGCAGCAATCCGACCTATCTGTATGCCTACGGCGGCTTCAATGTGAGCCTGCGTCCCTCCTTCAGTATCGCACACCTGACCTGGCTGCGGAATGGCGGCATTTATGCGCAGCCGAACATCCGCGGGGGCGGAGAGTACGGCGAGCGCTGGCACCATGCCGGCATACAGAAAAACCGTCAGAATGTGTTTGATGACTTCATCGCTGCCGGCAATTTCCTGGTTGAACAGGGCTACACCTCGCACGAGCTAATGGCAATTGCGGGCGGCTCCAACGGCGGTCTGCTCGTCGGTGCGGTGATGACGCAACAGCCTGATTTTGCAGCCGTTGCCTTCCCCGCTGTCGGCGTTTTGGATATGCTGCGGTATCACACCTTCACGGCAGGTGCCGGCTGGGCGTTTGACTACGGCACTTCCGAGCAAAGCGAAGAAATGTTCAAATACCTGCTCGGCTATTCCCCGGTGCACAATGTGCGCGAAGGCGTGCGCTACCCTTCGACCATGATTACGACCGCTGATCACGATGACCGCGTTGTACCGGCCCATTCGTTCAAATTCGCCGCAGAGCTTCAGGCCAAACACGCGGGCGAGAACCCGGTGCTGATTCGCATCGAAACACGCGCAGGTCACGGCGCGGGACGCAGCACGGAGTCGGTCATCAGCGAGTGGACCGACCGCTACGCCTTTGCGTGGTACGTGATGGGCCTCAATCCGTTTGCGGAGTAA
- the thrA gene encoding bifunctional aspartate kinase/homoserine dehydrogenase I encodes MRVLKFGGSSVATPQRILDVVDIVSKARARNCQAVVFSAFGGVTDQLIAMARQAEAGDEDFARSFQELELRHITTVRELISAANQSQVMGRVKMMLNELEDVLQGIQLVGELTPRTLDFIMSFGERLSNYIISRTLTDRGIPAGFLDTRTVIRTGDQFGKALVDMETTQELLTNHFAAKPDVQIVTGFIGATNTGVTTTLGRGGSDLTASILGACLKAEAIEIWTDVSGIMTADPRKVRKAFPVKHVTYEEAQEMSHFGAKVIYPPTMQPAMARNIPIWIKNTFEPDAEGTLISGEPDQTELPVKGISSIGHVALVRVQGAGMIGVAGVAQRIFGALAKAGINTILISQASSEHSVCFAVSPDQAEKSRQVLLESFAFEVQRGQISDIVVEDNMCVVAVVGENMRSTPGIAGKVFQALGRNGVNVAAIAQGSSELNISVVISRKDEQKALIAVHDAFFLSGLKTANLFFIGVGLIGSTAIDMLLKQRDKLRETLKIDLRIIGMCNSRKMLFDLNGIDENDWKQQLDKKGGPQTLDAFLEHAASLNLPGSIMVDCTSAEEVAARYHGILKNSISIVTPNKKACSGSMARYQALHREALRRDVSLLYETNVGAGLPLIKTLQEMHHTGDTIHSVEGVLSGTLSYLFNEYDGSRPFSQLVGEAREKGFTEPDPRDDLNGMDVARKLLILAREIGLTLELADIQMEPLLPASLFDAPDTEAFLQDLPSVDEAFKARYEEARGAGKKLRYIAKVSAEGARISLQHVDETHPCYGLQSTDNLILIHSDCYSNRPMVVAGPGAGPKVTASGVVGDIIKSALR; translated from the coding sequence ATGAGAGTTCTCAAATTCGGCGGTTCCTCTGTCGCTACACCACAGCGCATTCTCGATGTCGTAGATATTGTTTCCAAAGCCCGAGCGCGCAACTGCCAGGCTGTTGTTTTTTCAGCCTTTGGCGGTGTCACCGATCAGCTTATTGCCATGGCCCGTCAGGCCGAAGCCGGTGATGAAGACTTTGCCCGCTCGTTTCAGGAACTCGAGCTGCGGCACATTACCACCGTTCGGGAACTGATTTCCGCTGCGAATCAGAGTCAGGTGATGGGTCGGGTAAAAATGATGCTGAACGAGCTGGAAGACGTGCTTCAGGGCATTCAGCTCGTTGGCGAGCTGACGCCGCGGACCCTCGATTTTATTATGAGCTTCGGAGAGCGGCTGAGCAACTATATCATCAGCCGCACCCTCACCGACCGCGGCATTCCTGCCGGATTTCTGGACACCCGTACCGTTATCAGAACCGGAGATCAGTTTGGGAAGGCTCTTGTGGATATGGAAACAACCCAAGAGCTTCTCACGAATCACTTTGCCGCCAAGCCCGACGTGCAAATTGTGACGGGTTTCATAGGTGCAACCAATACCGGCGTCACAACGACCCTCGGTCGCGGCGGTTCTGACCTGACCGCTTCCATTCTCGGGGCCTGCCTTAAAGCCGAAGCCATCGAAATCTGGACCGACGTTAGCGGCATTATGACCGCAGACCCCCGTAAGGTCCGCAAGGCCTTCCCGGTGAAGCATGTCACCTATGAAGAAGCACAGGAAATGTCGCACTTTGGCGCCAAGGTCATTTACCCGCCTACCATGCAGCCCGCCATGGCACGGAATATCCCGATTTGGATCAAAAACACCTTTGAGCCGGATGCAGAAGGAACCCTGATTTCAGGCGAGCCTGATCAGACTGAGCTTCCTGTCAAAGGCATTTCCTCCATCGGACACGTGGCGCTCGTGCGGGTTCAGGGCGCAGGTATGATTGGGGTAGCGGGTGTGGCACAGAGAATTTTCGGTGCCCTCGCCAAAGCGGGTATCAACACCATTCTGATTTCACAGGCTTCCAGCGAGCACTCTGTTTGTTTTGCGGTGAGTCCGGATCAGGCGGAAAAGAGCCGTCAGGTTTTGCTTGAAAGTTTTGCATTCGAAGTGCAGCGCGGACAGATTTCCGATATTGTGGTGGAAGACAACATGTGCGTAGTCGCCGTAGTGGGCGAAAACATGCGCTCTACGCCCGGTATTGCCGGGAAAGTGTTTCAGGCGCTGGGCCGGAACGGGGTGAATGTCGCAGCCATCGCGCAGGGCTCCTCGGAGCTGAACATCTCGGTAGTCATTTCCCGCAAAGACGAACAAAAAGCGCTCATCGCCGTTCACGACGCTTTTTTCCTTTCCGGACTCAAAACCGCAAACCTGTTTTTTATTGGGGTCGGACTTATTGGCAGCACGGCCATTGATATGCTGTTGAAACAGCGCGACAAACTGCGCGAAACCCTGAAGATCGACCTCCGCATTATTGGGATGTGCAACAGCCGGAAGATGCTGTTTGACCTGAACGGGATTGATGAAAACGACTGGAAACAACAGCTCGACAAAAAGGGCGGTCCGCAGACCCTTGACGCATTTCTCGAACATGCAGCCTCGCTTAACCTGCCCGGCAGCATCATGGTTGACTGCACGAGCGCCGAGGAAGTCGCCGCACGCTACCACGGCATCCTGAAAAACAGCATCTCCATCGTTACGCCGAATAAAAAAGCATGCAGCGGCAGCATGGCGCGCTATCAGGCCCTGCACAGGGAAGCCCTGCGACGTGACGTCTCCTTACTGTATGAAACCAATGTCGGGGCCGGTCTGCCGCTGATCAAAACGTTGCAGGAAATGCACCACACCGGCGATACGATTCACTCGGTGGAAGGCGTGCTCTCCGGCACCCTCAGCTACCTGTTCAATGAGTACGACGGCAGCCGTCCGTTTTCGCAGCTGGTAGGCGAAGCCCGGGAGAAAGGCTTCACCGAGCCTGATCCGCGCGATGACCTTAACGGGATGGATGTCGCCCGGAAGCTGCTCATCCTCGCCCGTGAAATCGGCCTGACCCTGGAACTTGCCGACATCCAAATGGAGCCCCTGCTACCCGCAAGCCTGTTCGATGCCCCCGATACCGAAGCCTTCCTGCAGGACCTGCCCTCCGTGGATGAAGCCTTCAAGGCCCGGTACGAAGAAGCGCGGGGTGCCGGCAAAAAGCTGCGCTACATTGCGAAGGTCAGTGCGGAAGGCGCCCGGATTTCGCTTCAGCACGTGGACGAAACCCACCCTTGCTACGGCCTTCAAAGTACCGACAACCTCATCCTGATTCACTCCGACTGCTACAGCAATCGTCCGATGGTCGTGGCCGGACCCGGTGCCGGGCCCAAAGTGACGGCAAGCGGCGTGGTCGGCGACATCATCAAATCTGCGCTGCGCTGA
- a CDS encoding homoserine kinase, with protein sequence MSVSVFAAATVANVACGFDALGFAIHEPGDEVIVRKSAQSGLRIVAITGDEGRLPLSVTKNTAGVSAQALLDETGYTGGIEMEIHKKMPLGSGLGSSSASSVAAVVAVNELIGSPFTRAELLRFATEGERAACGVPHADNVGPSLLGGFVLIRSYNPLEVVQLPVPDELWCSVIHPHVEILTEDARNVLRRRIRLEDAVVQWSNLGGLIAGLYQGDYQLIGRSLSDIIFEPTRSLLIPGFDMMKQAAMQAGALGCSISGSGPSVFALCRGEEIARAAADAMQHALTKAGLGSETYVSAINRQGPVIRNL encoded by the coding sequence ATGTCTGTTTCCGTTTTTGCCGCCGCTACGGTAGCCAACGTCGCCTGCGGTTTCGACGCCCTCGGCTTCGCGATACACGAACCCGGCGATGAAGTAATTGTCCGGAAATCCGCTCAGTCCGGCCTACGAATTGTTGCGATTACGGGGGATGAAGGCCGCCTCCCGCTTTCGGTGACGAAAAACACCGCCGGGGTCAGCGCGCAGGCCCTGCTCGATGAAACGGGCTACACCGGTGGTATTGAGATGGAAATCCACAAGAAAATGCCGCTCGGAAGCGGATTGGGTTCAAGCTCAGCAAGCTCGGTCGCAGCTGTTGTTGCCGTGAACGAACTGATCGGCTCGCCTTTTACCCGCGCGGAATTACTGCGTTTCGCGACAGAAGGTGAGCGCGCAGCCTGCGGCGTACCGCATGCCGACAATGTCGGTCCTTCCCTGCTCGGCGGATTTGTACTGATTAGAAGCTATAATCCGCTCGAAGTCGTGCAGCTGCCGGTACCGGACGAGCTCTGGTGCAGCGTCATTCATCCGCATGTGGAAATCCTCACCGAAGATGCCCGCAACGTGCTGCGTCGGCGGATTCGCCTGGAAGACGCCGTAGTGCAGTGGTCCAACCTCGGTGGCCTGATTGCCGGCCTGTATCAGGGCGACTATCAGCTCATTGGCCGCTCCCTCAGCGACATCATTTTTGAGCCGACCCGCTCCCTGCTCATCCCCGGTTTTGATATGATGAAGCAGGCCGCGATGCAGGCAGGCGCGCTGGGATGCAGCATTTCCGGTTCAGGACCTTCCGTTTTCGCGCTATGCCGGGGCGAAGAAATCGCCCGCGCCGCTGCCGACGCCATGCAGCACGCCCTCACGAAAGCCGGACTCGGCAGCGAAACCTACGTCTCGGCCATCAACCGGCAGGGCCCTGTAATCCGGAATCTGTAG